In the genome of Kitasatospora cathayae, one region contains:
- a CDS encoding TIM barrel protein: MDVTAAAKHGFTVNLSILFGELPLLERPAAAAAAGFTAAELWWPFGTEHNPSQAELDALRKAFGDAGVRLTGLNFLDDLSQGARGTVSVPSEKERFRANVPVAAELAASFGATALNALYGNRIEGVEPAEQDALALENLVLAAEAAHGIGAILLIEALNKAESPDYPLVSAAAAVEVVDKVNAATGLGNAGFLCDLYHLARNGEDLAAVIDTHADRIGHVQIADNPGRNEPGTGELDFEDLFARLSAAGYTGSIGLEYRPSTGVSADSFGWLPRELRAAR, encoded by the coding sequence ATGGACGTGACGGCGGCTGCCAAGCACGGCTTCACGGTCAACCTGTCGATCCTGTTCGGCGAACTCCCGCTGCTGGAGCGCCCCGCGGCCGCGGCCGCGGCCGGCTTCACGGCCGCCGAGCTCTGGTGGCCCTTCGGCACCGAGCACAACCCGAGCCAGGCCGAACTGGACGCGCTGCGCAAGGCGTTCGGCGACGCGGGCGTCCGGCTCACCGGGCTCAACTTCCTGGACGACCTCAGCCAGGGCGCCCGGGGCACCGTCTCGGTCCCGTCCGAGAAGGAGCGGTTCCGCGCCAACGTCCCGGTCGCCGCGGAGCTCGCCGCCTCGTTCGGCGCCACCGCGCTCAACGCGCTGTACGGCAACCGGATCGAGGGCGTCGAGCCGGCCGAGCAGGACGCGCTGGCGCTGGAGAACCTGGTGCTCGCCGCCGAGGCGGCGCACGGGATCGGCGCGATCCTGCTGATCGAGGCCCTCAACAAGGCCGAGTCCCCGGACTACCCGCTGGTCTCCGCGGCCGCCGCGGTCGAGGTGGTCGACAAGGTCAACGCCGCCACCGGTCTGGGGAACGCCGGGTTCCTCTGCGACCTGTACCACCTGGCCAGGAACGGCGAGGACCTGGCGGCGGTCATCGACACCCACGCGGACCGGATCGGCCACGTGCAGATCGCCGACAACCCGGGCCGCAACGAGCCCGGCACCGGCGAGCTGGACTTCGAGGACCTCTTCGCCCGGCTCAGCGCCGCGGGCTACACGGGCTCGATCGGCCTGGAGTACCGCCCCTCCACCGGCGTCAGCGCCGACAGCTTCGGCTGGCTGCCGCGCGAGCTGCGCGCGGCCCGGTAG
- the uraD gene encoding 2-oxo-4-hydroxy-4-carboxy-5-ureidoimidazoline decarboxylase — MTNHPHALDALAAADAAELEGILLEVCSSPRWAAAVAEAKPWSSREALLAANAAAMAGLTVADLRDAMAGHARIGQPKPGDATSEREQAGIQGVDQAVLDELHEANAAYEAKFGHVFLICATGRTAATMLAALRERHPNDPATEAEIVRGELRKINDIRLNRLLDAS, encoded by the coding sequence GTGACCAACCACCCCCACGCCCTTGACGCCCTGGCCGCGGCCGATGCCGCGGAGCTGGAAGGGATCCTGCTGGAGGTATGCTCCAGCCCCCGTTGGGCCGCCGCCGTCGCGGAGGCCAAGCCCTGGTCCAGTCGTGAGGCGCTGCTCGCCGCCAACGCGGCGGCGATGGCGGGACTGACCGTCGCGGACCTGCGCGACGCGATGGCCGGACACGCCCGGATCGGACAGCCCAAGCCGGGCGACGCCACCTCCGAGCGCGAGCAGGCCGGCATCCAGGGCGTGGACCAAGCGGTCCTCGACGAACTGCACGAGGCCAACGCCGCCTACGAGGCCAAGTTCGGCCACGTGTTCCTGATCTGCGCGACCGGCCGCACCGCGGCCACCATGCTCGCCGCCCTGCGCGAGCGCCACCCCAACGACCCCGCCACCGAGGCGGAGATCGTCCGGGGCGAGCTGCGCAAGATCAACGACATCCGGCTCAACCGCCTCCTCGACGCCTCCTGA
- the alc gene encoding allantoicase, with protein sequence MTTADTPSAPFTELVNLASRLLGAGVVATNEDTFADAENLLVAKPAEFRPHTFGHKGQIMDGWESKRRRGVSAEQPHPTDQDHDWTIVRLGVGGVIRGVIVDTAHFTGNYPQSASVEAASVPGHPSPEELQDAEWTVIVPRTPLRGDTAHEFTVQDDARYTHVRLSIFPDGGVARLRVHGEVLPDPRELDGLTFDLAAQEYGGVAEAASDRYFSSPHNLNAPGRASVMGEGWETRRRRDKANDWVQIALAGGGEVLAAEVDTTHFVANAPGWADLIGFDASTGQAATSQTPADGEWFEILPRTRLQPDTRHRFRLDVGRPVTHVRINVYPDGGLARLRLTGRLTEAGRAALALRWFNAIPAAEAVAALAGAGLGPEEAAALAAARPLADPAAATAAVAGLQPADGPDGEHSARRRSALWRLLGV encoded by the coding sequence GTGACCACTGCCGACACCCCGAGCGCTCCCTTCACCGAGCTGGTCAACCTGGCCTCCCGACTGCTCGGCGCGGGCGTCGTCGCCACCAATGAGGACACCTTCGCGGACGCCGAGAACCTGTTGGTGGCCAAGCCCGCCGAGTTCCGCCCGCACACCTTCGGCCACAAGGGCCAGATCATGGACGGCTGGGAGTCCAAGCGCCGCCGCGGCGTCTCCGCCGAGCAGCCGCACCCCACCGACCAGGACCACGACTGGACGATCGTGCGGCTCGGCGTCGGCGGCGTGATCCGCGGCGTGATCGTCGACACCGCCCACTTCACCGGCAACTACCCGCAGAGCGCCTCGGTCGAGGCCGCCTCCGTCCCCGGGCACCCCTCGCCCGAGGAACTGCAGGACGCCGAGTGGACGGTCATCGTGCCGCGCACCCCGCTCCGCGGCGACACCGCCCACGAGTTCACCGTCCAGGACGACGCCCGCTACACCCACGTACGGCTCAGCATCTTCCCGGACGGCGGCGTCGCCCGGCTCCGGGTGCACGGCGAGGTGCTGCCCGACCCGCGCGAACTGGACGGCCTCACCTTTGACCTGGCCGCCCAGGAGTACGGCGGCGTGGCCGAGGCGGCGTCCGACCGCTACTTCTCCTCCCCGCACAACCTGAACGCTCCCGGTCGCGCCTCCGTCATGGGCGAGGGCTGGGAGACCCGGCGTCGGCGCGACAAGGCCAACGACTGGGTGCAGATCGCCCTGGCCGGGGGCGGCGAGGTCCTGGCCGCCGAGGTGGACACCACCCACTTCGTCGCCAACGCCCCCGGCTGGGCCGACCTGATCGGCTTCGACGCCTCGACCGGGCAGGCTGCGACGTCCCAGACACCGGCCGACGGCGAATGGTTCGAGATCCTGCCCCGCACCCGGCTGCAGCCCGACACCCGGCACCGCTTCCGGCTCGACGTCGGCCGCCCGGTGACCCACGTGCGGATCAACGTCTACCCGGACGGCGGGCTCGCCCGCCTCCGGCTCACCGGCCGCCTCACCGAGGCCGGCCGCGCGGCCCTCGCGCTGCGCTGGTTCAACGCGATCCCCGCCGCCGAAGCCGTGGCCGCCCTCGCCGGCGCCGGCCTCGGCCCCGAGGAGGCCGCCGCGCTGGCCGCCGCCCGCCCGCTGGCGGACCCGGCCGCGGCCACCGCCGCGGTCGCCGGCCTCCAGCCGGCCGACGGCCCGGACGGCGAGCACTCCGCCCGCCGCCGCTCGGCGCTGTGGCGCCTGCTGGGCGTCTGA
- a CDS encoding thiamine-binding protein: MVEFTTEPFELDTFPEHAAAARKVVDEAGLDVSVGPFGTGAEGEAEQVLAAVTRLLRETLDAGATRISVQVSLLDEEGGTP; encoded by the coding sequence ATGGTGGAGTTCACGACAGAACCGTTCGAACTGGACACGTTCCCGGAGCACGCCGCCGCGGCCCGCAAGGTCGTCGACGAGGCCGGCCTGGACGTGTCGGTCGGCCCCTTCGGGACCGGCGCCGAGGGCGAGGCGGAGCAGGTCCTCGCCGCGGTGACCCGACTGCTCCGGGAGACCCTGGACGCCGGGGCGACCCGCATCTCGGTCCAGGTCAGCCTGCTGGACGAGGAGGGCGGTACGCCGTGA
- a CDS encoding nucleobase:cation symporter-2 family protein: MAPSNTSSNDGGSTPARTPGPDGASTRLPGEPSGSGTHPGTHPGIHPVDEVLPPVKLFSTGLQHVAAMYAGVVAPPLIVGAGVGLSAADLALLISASLFTAGLATLLQTLGVWKIGARLPFVNGVSFAGVAPMIAIANEHGPKDALPVIFGAVIVAGALCFLAAPYFCKLIRFFPPVVQGTVITLIGVSLLPVAVNWARGGSPGAPGYGSMRAIGLAAITLVAVVLCNRLLRGFWQQLSLLIGLAFGTLIAFPLGLADFGAVRDAKVFALPSPFHFGGPAFDVAAIVSMCIVMVVSMTESTADMLALGKIVEREADETTLAAGLRADGLATAISPVFNGFAASAFAQNIGLVALTKIRSRFVVAAGGGILILLGLFPVLGSVVSLVPQPVLGGAGIVLFGTVAASGIRTLAEAGMESSANTILVSVSLGVGIIPIAVPNFYDSFPEAVRTLMHSGISAGCVMAVLLNLLFHHVGAARRAGSGSASGPGSGSAAGSAAGSRSGQASDATVPTATPS; this comes from the coding sequence ATGGCACCCAGCAACACCAGCAGTAACGACGGCGGTTCCACCCCTGCAAGAACCCCAGGTCCGGACGGCGCCTCAACCCGCCTCCCCGGCGAGCCGTCCGGGTCCGGAACCCATCCCGGTACCCACCCCGGTATCCACCCCGTGGACGAGGTGCTGCCCCCGGTGAAGCTGTTCTCCACCGGGCTCCAACACGTCGCCGCGATGTACGCGGGAGTCGTCGCACCCCCGCTCATCGTCGGCGCCGGCGTCGGACTCTCCGCCGCCGACCTCGCCCTGCTCATCTCGGCCAGCCTGTTCACCGCCGGACTGGCCACCCTGCTCCAGACCCTCGGCGTCTGGAAGATCGGCGCGCGACTGCCGTTCGTGAACGGCGTGTCGTTCGCGGGAGTCGCGCCCATGATCGCCATCGCCAACGAACACGGACCGAAGGACGCCCTCCCGGTGATCTTCGGAGCGGTGATCGTCGCGGGGGCCCTGTGCTTCCTCGCGGCGCCGTACTTCTGCAAGCTCATCCGGTTCTTCCCCCCGGTCGTCCAGGGCACCGTGATCACCCTCATCGGGGTGTCCCTGCTCCCGGTGGCGGTGAACTGGGCGCGCGGCGGCTCGCCAGGCGCCCCCGGGTACGGCTCCATGCGGGCCATCGGCCTCGCCGCGATCACCCTCGTCGCGGTGGTGCTCTGCAACCGGCTGCTGCGCGGCTTCTGGCAGCAGCTGTCCCTGCTCATCGGTCTGGCGTTCGGCACCCTGATCGCCTTCCCGCTGGGGCTGGCCGACTTCGGCGCGGTCCGGGACGCGAAGGTCTTCGCGCTCCCCTCCCCGTTCCACTTCGGCGGGCCCGCGTTCGACGTCGCCGCGATCGTCTCGATGTGCATCGTCATGGTGGTCTCGATGACCGAGTCCACCGCCGACATGCTCGCCCTCGGCAAGATCGTCGAGCGCGAGGCCGACGAAACCACGCTCGCCGCCGGTCTGCGGGCCGACGGACTGGCCACCGCGATCAGCCCCGTCTTCAACGGCTTCGCCGCCAGCGCCTTCGCCCAGAACATCGGGCTGGTGGCACTGACGAAGATCCGCAGCCGGTTCGTGGTCGCGGCCGGCGGAGGCATCCTGATCCTGCTGGGGCTCTTCCCGGTGCTCGGTTCGGTCGTCTCCCTGGTGCCGCAGCCCGTCCTCGGCGGTGCCGGGATCGTGCTCTTCGGCACGGTCGCGGCGAGCGGGATCCGCACCCTCGCGGAGGCCGGCATGGAGTCCAGCGCCAACACCATCCTGGTGTCGGTCTCGCTCGGTGTCGGCATAATCCCGATCGCCGTGCCGAACTTCTACGACTCCTTCCCGGAGGCCGTCCGGACCCTGATGCACTCGGGGATCTCGGCCGGCTGCGTGATGGCCGTCCTGCTCAACCTGCTCTTCCACCACGTCGGAGCCGCCCGCCGGGCCGGATCCGGGTCCGCCTCCGGGCCCGGATCCGGGTCCGCAGCGGGATCCGCAGCCGGATCCAGATCCGGTCAGGCCTCCGACGCGACGGTGCCGACGGCGACACCGTCCTGA
- a CDS encoding helix-turn-helix domain-containing protein → MTEQHVDHPLAAAVKPLLDAVGATPVPLDEAKAEDVVLEWEGIPALAVRLPHLSSALDRLLAEMTRQFDGRPLAELDRWEKQRVVALLEERGAFTVRHGVETVASALGVSRFTVYNYLNRQDSSKPS, encoded by the coding sequence GTGACCGAGCAGCACGTGGACCATCCCCTCGCCGCGGCGGTCAAGCCGCTGCTGGACGCGGTCGGCGCGACGCCCGTCCCGCTGGACGAGGCGAAGGCCGAGGACGTCGTCCTGGAGTGGGAGGGCATTCCGGCCCTGGCCGTCCGGTTGCCGCACCTGAGCAGTGCGCTGGACCGGCTGCTGGCCGAGATGACCCGACAGTTCGACGGCCGCCCGCTGGCCGAGCTGGACCGCTGGGAGAAGCAGCGGGTCGTCGCCCTCCTGGAGGAGCGCGGCGCCTTCACCGTCCGCCACGGAGTCGAGACGGTCGCCTCGGCCCTGGGCGTCAGCCGCTTCACCGTGTACAACTACCTGAACCGCCAGGACAGCTCGAAGCCGTCCTGA
- the pucL gene encoding factor-independent urate hydroxylase, translating into MAHVLGQNQYGKAENRIVRVYRDSTRHEIKDLNVSVSLQGEFEDVHLTGSNANCLPTDTTKNTVYAFAKEYGIDSAEAFGILLARHFVDDTERGVVHSARIRIEEYAWDRIKTPDSSARFIGSEEVGHSFVRNGQETRTTEVVYDGEKVQVISGLKDLIVMNSTNSEFWGYIKDKYTTLQEAYDRILATQVTARWKYGYSGRDGEAQPNWNRSYTHVKRHMLEAFAETYSYSLQQTLHSMGTRVLNNRAEVDEVRLELPNKHHFLVDLEPFGLKNENEVYYAADRMYGLIEGTVHREGVVPVIPVV; encoded by the coding sequence ATGGCCCACGTGCTCGGTCAGAACCAGTACGGCAAGGCGGAGAACCGCATCGTCCGGGTCTACCGCGACTCCACCCGGCACGAGATCAAGGACCTGAACGTCTCGGTCTCCCTCCAGGGCGAGTTCGAGGACGTCCACCTCACCGGGTCCAACGCCAACTGCCTCCCCACCGACACCACCAAGAACACCGTCTACGCCTTCGCCAAGGAGTACGGCATCGACTCGGCCGAGGCCTTCGGCATCCTGCTGGCCCGGCACTTCGTCGACGACACCGAGCGCGGCGTCGTGCACAGCGCCCGGATCCGGATCGAGGAGTACGCCTGGGACCGGATCAAGACGCCGGACAGCTCGGCCCGCTTCATCGGCTCGGAGGAGGTCGGCCACTCCTTCGTCCGCAACGGCCAGGAGACCCGCACCACCGAGGTCGTCTACGACGGCGAGAAGGTCCAGGTCATCTCCGGCCTGAAGGACCTCATCGTGATGAACTCCACCAACTCGGAGTTCTGGGGCTACATCAAGGACAAGTACACCACCCTGCAGGAGGCGTACGACCGCATCCTCGCCACCCAGGTCACCGCCCGCTGGAAGTACGGTTACAGCGGCCGCGACGGCGAGGCCCAGCCCAACTGGAACCGCTCCTACACCCACGTGAAGCGGCACATGCTCGAGGCCTTCGCCGAGACCTACTCCTACTCGCTGCAGCAGACCCTGCACTCGATGGGCACCCGGGTCCTCAACAACCGCGCCGAAGTCGACGAGGTACGCCTCGAACTGCCCAACAAGCACCACTTCCTCGTCGACCTGGAGCCCTTCGGGCTCAAGAACGAGAACGAGGTCTACTACGCCGCGGACCGCATGTACGGCCTGATCGAGGGCACCGTGCACCGTGAGGGCGTCGTCCCGGTCATCCCGGTCGTCTGA
- the uraH gene encoding hydroxyisourate hydrolase translates to MTGISTHVLDTSLGRPAEGVPVELALHTEGGWQVLGASATDSDGRVKDLPAVEAGSVVRLLFDTAAYYARKSEEPPFFPEVSIVFTVAPAQHHYHVPLLLNPFGYSVYRGS, encoded by the coding sequence ATGACTGGCATCTCCACCCACGTGCTCGACACCAGCCTCGGCCGCCCGGCCGAGGGTGTCCCGGTCGAGCTCGCACTGCACACCGAGGGTGGCTGGCAGGTGCTCGGCGCCTCCGCCACGGACTCCGACGGCCGGGTCAAGGACCTGCCGGCCGTGGAGGCGGGCTCGGTCGTCCGGCTGCTCTTCGACACCGCCGCGTACTACGCGCGCAAGTCCGAGGAGCCGCCGTTCTTCCCCGAGGTCTCGATCGTCTTCACGGTCGCGCCCGCGCAGCACCACTACCACGTGCCGCTGCTGCTGAACCCGTTCGGATACTCGGTCTACCGCGGAAGCTAG
- a CDS encoding 2-hydroxy-3-oxopropionate reductase — protein MSASRKIAFVGLGIMGKPMAVNLVKAGHHVTGFDLSQASIDTVVAAGGHGAASIADAVKDAEVVITMVPADPHVEAVILGEGGVLENVAAGTLVIDMSSITPQTSIKVGKAAREKGVRTLDAPVSGGEAGAIEAVLSIMVGGEAADFAEAKPLFDALGTTVVHVGPDGAGQTVKAANQLIVAVNIQVLAEAVVFLENAGVDLGAALDVLGGGLAGSTVLNRKKANMLNREFAPGFRIDLHHKDMGIVTDAARAVGAALPVGAVVAQLVASARANGDGSLDHSALLRGVERLSGREVK, from the coding sequence ATGAGCGCCTCCCGCAAGATTGCCTTCGTCGGCCTCGGCATCATGGGCAAGCCCATGGCCGTCAACCTGGTCAAGGCCGGCCACCACGTGACCGGCTTCGACCTCTCCCAGGCCTCGATCGACACCGTGGTCGCGGCCGGCGGCCACGGCGCCGCCAGCATCGCGGACGCGGTGAAGGACGCCGAGGTCGTCATCACCATGGTCCCGGCCGACCCGCACGTCGAGGCGGTCATCCTCGGCGAGGGCGGCGTCCTGGAGAACGTCGCCGCGGGCACCCTGGTGATCGACATGTCCTCGATCACCCCGCAGACCTCCATCAAGGTCGGCAAGGCCGCCCGCGAGAAGGGCGTGCGCACCCTGGACGCCCCGGTCTCCGGGGGCGAGGCCGGCGCGATCGAGGCGGTGCTGTCGATCATGGTCGGTGGCGAGGCCGCGGACTTCGCCGAGGCCAAGCCGCTGTTCGACGCGCTGGGCACCACGGTCGTCCACGTCGGCCCGGACGGCGCCGGCCAGACCGTCAAGGCCGCCAACCAGCTGATCGTCGCGGTCAACATCCAGGTGCTCGCCGAGGCGGTGGTGTTCCTGGAGAACGCCGGCGTCGACCTCGGTGCCGCGCTGGACGTGCTCGGCGGCGGCCTGGCCGGCTCCACCGTGCTCAACCGCAAGAAGGCGAACATGCTCAACCGCGAGTTCGCCCCCGGCTTCCGGATCGACCTGCACCACAAGGACATGGGCATCGTCACCGACGCCGCCCGCGCCGTGGGCGCCGCGCTGCCGGTCGGCGCCGTGGTGGCCCAGCTGGTCGCCTCCGCCCGGGCCAACGGCGACGGCTCCCTCGATCACTCGGCGCTGCTGCGTGGCGTCGAGCGGCTCTCCGGCCGCGAGGTCAAGTGA
- a CDS encoding glycerate kinase: MPPTPHQGHVVVAPDKFKGTLEGAEVAARIAAGIRRAAPGTEVRELPVADGGEGTLAAALAAGFQRVPAKVAGPTGLPVDAALAVRGDTAVVELAQASGLARLPGGRTAPLAAGSYGVGQLIGRAVAMGAKRIVLGLGGSACTDGGAGMVQALGVRLRDADDSELPPGGAALRRLERIELGPLAELLTGVEVVVACDVDNPLLGPRGATAVYGPQKGADGDDLVVLEEGLTRFADQVAAVTGRDVRQAPGAGAAGGVGFAALALLGATMRPGIELLLDLLGFDEAVRGARLVVTGEGCLDAQTLHGKAPAGVAAAAARAGVRVAAVAGRLELSEPEWRTAGFTAAIALTDLAEQPGDSMTRAGELAEVAGERLAEALLPG; encoded by the coding sequence ATGCCCCCCACCCCCCACCAGGGTCACGTGGTCGTAGCGCCGGACAAGTTCAAGGGCACCCTGGAGGGTGCCGAGGTCGCCGCCCGGATCGCCGCCGGCATCCGGCGCGCCGCGCCCGGCACCGAGGTGCGCGAACTGCCCGTGGCCGACGGCGGCGAGGGCACCCTGGCCGCGGCGCTCGCGGCCGGCTTCCAGCGCGTCCCGGCCAAGGTGGCCGGCCCGACCGGCCTGCCGGTGGACGCGGCGCTCGCCGTCCGCGGCGACACCGCCGTGGTCGAGCTGGCCCAGGCCTCCGGGCTCGCCCGGCTGCCCGGCGGCCGGACCGCCCCGCTCGCGGCCGGCTCCTACGGCGTCGGCCAGCTGATCGGCCGGGCGGTGGCCATGGGCGCCAAGCGGATCGTGCTGGGCCTCGGCGGCAGTGCCTGCACGGACGGCGGTGCCGGCATGGTGCAGGCGCTCGGGGTCCGGCTGCGCGACGCCGACGACAGCGAACTGCCGCCCGGCGGCGCCGCATTGCGCCGGCTGGAGCGGATCGAACTCGGCCCGCTGGCCGAACTGCTGACCGGCGTCGAGGTCGTGGTCGCCTGCGACGTGGACAACCCGCTGCTCGGCCCGCGCGGCGCGACCGCCGTGTACGGCCCGCAGAAGGGTGCCGACGGGGACGACCTGGTGGTCCTGGAGGAGGGGCTGACCCGCTTCGCCGACCAGGTCGCCGCGGTGACCGGACGCGACGTGCGGCAGGCCCCCGGCGCCGGGGCCGCGGGCGGGGTGGGCTTCGCCGCCCTCGCCCTGCTCGGCGCCACCATGCGACCCGGTATCGAGCTGCTGCTCGATCTGCTGGGTTTCGACGAGGCCGTGCGTGGGGCACGCCTCGTCGTCACCGGCGAGGGCTGCCTGGACGCACAGACGCTCCATGGCAAGGCCCCCGCCGGGGTCGCCGCGGCGGCCGCCCGGGCGGGGGTTCGGGTGGCTGCCGTGGCCGGTCGGCTGGAGCTGTCCGAGCCCGAGTGGCGGACGGCCGGCTTCACCGCCGCGATCGCGCTCACCGACCTGGCCGAGCAGCCGGGGGACAGCATGACCAGGGCCGGTGAGCTGGCCGAGGTGGCGGGGGAGCGGCTGGCCGAAGCGCTGCTGCCGGGCTGA
- the allB gene encoding allantoinase AllB, translating to MPFSQPAVIRSRRAVLPDGERPADVLIRDGRIEQVAAHGSLVVGDRELVDLGDTALLPGLVDTHVHVNEPGRTEWEGFATATRAAAAGGVTTIIDMPLNSIPPTTTVEGLAVKRKTAEGQAWVDLGFWGGAVPGNVADLEPLHRAGVFGFKSFLAPSGVDEFPHVEAADLEAALAEQARIGALAIIHAEDPAVLAAAPQQPGVHYRDFLASRPAGAETAAVAQLLDTARRTGARVHVLHVSSAAVLPLLRTARAEGVRVTAETCPHYLTLAAEQVPDGDTAFKCCPPIRDEANRDALWEALADGEFIAVVSDHSPSTPDLKLLPEYGGSGDFAAAWGGIASLQLGLPAIWTEARRRGHALSDVVRWMSAGPAELVGLTGTKGAIAAGCDADLIAFDPDGEFAVHAGELHHRNPVTPYAGRTLTGAVRTTWLRGRAVDAGAEPFGRQLTRPADSRPATAS from the coding sequence ATGCCGTTCAGCCAGCCAGCGGTGATCCGCTCCCGCCGGGCGGTGCTGCCCGACGGCGAGCGCCCCGCCGACGTGCTGATCCGGGACGGGAGGATCGAGCAGGTCGCCGCCCACGGATCGCTGGTGGTCGGCGACCGCGAGCTCGTCGACCTCGGTGACACCGCCCTGCTGCCCGGCCTGGTCGACACCCACGTGCACGTCAACGAGCCCGGCCGCACCGAGTGGGAGGGCTTCGCCACCGCCACCCGGGCCGCCGCGGCCGGCGGCGTCACCACGATCATCGACATGCCGCTCAACTCGATCCCGCCCACCACCACCGTGGAGGGGCTGGCCGTCAAGCGGAAGACCGCCGAGGGCCAGGCCTGGGTCGACCTCGGCTTCTGGGGCGGGGCCGTCCCCGGCAACGTCGCCGACCTCGAACCCCTGCACCGGGCAGGTGTGTTCGGCTTCAAGAGCTTCCTCGCCCCGTCCGGCGTCGACGAGTTCCCGCACGTCGAGGCCGCCGATCTGGAGGCCGCCCTGGCCGAGCAGGCCCGGATCGGGGCACTGGCGATCATCCACGCCGAGGACCCGGCCGTGCTGGCCGCCGCACCGCAGCAACCCGGCGTCCACTACCGGGACTTCCTCGCCTCCCGCCCCGCCGGAGCGGAGACCGCGGCCGTCGCCCAGCTGCTCGACACCGCCCGGCGCACCGGCGCCCGGGTGCACGTCCTGCACGTCTCCTCGGCGGCCGTGCTGCCGCTGCTGCGCACGGCGCGCGCGGAGGGCGTACGGGTGACCGCCGAGACCTGCCCGCACTACCTGACGCTCGCGGCGGAGCAGGTGCCGGACGGCGACACCGCCTTCAAGTGCTGCCCGCCGATCCGCGACGAGGCCAACCGGGACGCGCTCTGGGAGGCCCTGGCCGACGGCGAGTTCATCGCCGTCGTCTCCGACCACTCGCCGTCCACCCCCGACCTCAAGCTGCTGCCCGAGTACGGCGGCAGCGGCGACTTCGCTGCCGCCTGGGGCGGCATCGCCTCGCTGCAGCTGGGCCTGCCCGCCATCTGGACCGAGGCCCGCCGTCGCGGCCACGCCCTGTCCGACGTGGTGCGCTGGATGTCCGCCGGACCGGCCGAACTGGTCGGCCTCACCGGCACCAAGGGCGCCATCGCGGCGGGTTGCGACGCGGACCTGATCGCCTTCGATCCCGACGGCGAATTCGCCGTCCACGCCGGTGAGTTGCACCACCGCAACCCGGTGACCCCGTACGCGGGGCGGACGTTGACCGGCGCGGTCCGCACCACCTGGCTGCGCGGCCGCGCGGTGGACGCCGGCGCCGAGCCCTTCGGCCGGCAGCTCACCCGGCCCGCCGACTCCCGTCCTGCCACCGCCTCCTGA